A stretch of the Bradyrhizobium arachidis genome encodes the following:
- a CDS encoding neutral zinc metallopeptidase: protein MRYDDFRRSDDIEDRRDDGGGGMGGGGGFGIPMGGGGLGIGTIIVLGLLGYAFGIDPRILIGGAEILTGGGQAPSYQTDRQASGGQVKRGAPTDEMGSMISGILGEIDDRWSEIFQASGQNYTGPKIVLFRNATNGGRCGMAQSAMGPFYCPPDKTIFLDTGFFREVETRFRGCSGKSACNFTTAYIIAHEAGHHIQNLLGIIPRVTRLQQQAGSKAESNALQVRVELQADCLSGVWVNREEKKRPGFLEPGDIDAALRTATAIGDDTLQRQATGRVVPDSFTHGSAEQRKRWFMTGYQQGTVQACNTFGNGSL, encoded by the coding sequence ATGCGTTACGACGATTTCCGCCGCAGCGACGATATCGAGGATCGTCGCGATGATGGTGGCGGCGGCATGGGAGGCGGTGGCGGTTTCGGCATTCCGATGGGCGGCGGCGGGCTCGGCATCGGCACCATCATCGTGCTTGGCCTGCTCGGCTACGCCTTCGGCATCGATCCGCGTATCCTGATCGGCGGCGCCGAGATCCTCACCGGCGGCGGACAGGCGCCGAGCTACCAGACCGATCGCCAGGCGTCGGGGGGGCAGGTCAAGCGCGGCGCGCCCACCGACGAGATGGGCAGCATGATCTCAGGCATCCTCGGCGAGATCGACGATCGCTGGAGCGAGATCTTCCAGGCCAGCGGCCAGAACTATACCGGGCCGAAGATCGTATTGTTCCGCAACGCCACCAATGGCGGGCGCTGCGGCATGGCGCAGTCGGCGATGGGGCCGTTCTATTGTCCGCCTGACAAGACCATCTTCCTCGACACCGGTTTCTTCCGCGAGGTCGAGACGCGTTTTCGCGGCTGCTCCGGCAAGTCCGCGTGTAACTTCACGACCGCCTACATCATCGCGCATGAAGCCGGCCATCACATCCAGAACCTGCTCGGCATCATCCCGCGCGTGACGCGGCTGCAGCAGCAGGCCGGCAGCAAGGCCGAGTCCAACGCCTTGCAGGTGAGGGTGGAGCTTCAGGCCGACTGCCTGTCCGGCGTCTGGGTCAATCGCGAGGAGAAGAAGCGTCCGGGCTTTCTCGAGCCCGGCGACATCGACGCCGCGCTGCGGACTGCAACCGCGATCGGCGACGACACGCTGCAGCGCCAGGCGACCGGGCGCGTTGTGCCCGATTCCTTCACGCACGGCTCGGCCGAGCAGCGCAAGCGCTGGTTCATGACCGGCTATCAGCAGGGCACGGTGCAGGCCTGCAACACGTTTGGCAACGGGTCGCTGTAG
- a CDS encoding PA0069 family radical SAM protein, which translates to MSRASSHALKHPPVTAPSEPAGAPSDFPAAFPELEVAIDRQRRRGRGAQSNASGRYEAEARVAFDDGWQSLEELPPFKTSVALDTSRKVITRNDSPDIGFDRSINPYRGCEHGCVYCFARPTHAYLGLSPGLDFESKLFAKPEAPALLEKELAAPGYEPRMIAIGTNTDPYQPIERERKIMRGILEVLERTSHPVGIVTKSALVTRDIDILSRMAKRNLAKVALSVTTLDPKLARTMEPRASTPPKRLEALKQLSDAGIPTTVMVAPVIPALNDSEIERILDAAAHAGVKEASYVLLRLPLEVRDLFREWLMANYPDRYRHVFTLIRDMRGGRDYDAKWGERMKGTGPMAWTIGRRFEIACEKLGLNKRRAKLSTDHFARPKRNGEQLSLF; encoded by the coding sequence ATGAGTCGAGCATCCTCTCATGCCCTCAAGCACCCGCCGGTCACGGCGCCCTCCGAGCCGGCGGGTGCACCGTCTGATTTTCCTGCCGCATTTCCGGAGTTGGAGGTCGCAATCGACCGCCAGCGCCGGCGAGGGCGGGGGGCGCAGTCCAACGCCAGTGGCCGCTATGAGGCGGAGGCGCGCGTCGCCTTCGACGATGGCTGGCAGAGCCTGGAGGAGCTGCCGCCGTTCAAGACCAGTGTCGCGCTCGACACCTCGCGCAAGGTGATCACCCGCAACGATTCGCCCGACATCGGTTTTGACCGCTCGATCAATCCCTATCGCGGCTGTGAGCACGGCTGCGTCTATTGCTTCGCGCGGCCGACGCACGCCTATCTCGGCCTCTCGCCGGGGCTCGATTTCGAGTCAAAGCTGTTCGCAAAGCCCGAGGCGCCGGCGCTGCTGGAGAAGGAACTGGCGGCGCCCGGCTACGAGCCGCGGATGATCGCGATCGGCACCAACACCGATCCCTATCAGCCGATCGAGCGCGAGCGGAAGATCATGCGCGGCATTTTGGAGGTGCTGGAGCGCACCTCGCATCCCGTCGGCATCGTCACCAAATCGGCGCTGGTGACGCGCGATATCGACATCCTGTCGCGGATGGCGAAGCGCAACCTCGCCAAGGTCGCACTCTCCGTCACCACGCTCGACCCAAAGCTCGCGCGCACCATGGAGCCGCGCGCCTCGACGCCGCCGAAGCGGCTCGAGGCGCTGAAGCAGTTGTCCGACGCCGGGATCCCCACGACCGTCATGGTCGCGCCTGTGATCCCCGCGCTGAACGATTCCGAGATCGAGCGCATCCTGGACGCGGCCGCGCATGCCGGAGTCAAGGAAGCCTCCTACGTGCTGTTGCGCCTGCCGCTGGAGGTTCGCGATCTCTTCCGCGAATGGCTGATGGCGAACTATCCGGACCGCTATCGCCACGTCTTCACGCTGATCCGCGACATGCGCGGCGGTCGCGATTACGACGCGAAGTGGGGCGAGCGGATGAAGGGCACCGGCCCGATGGCCTGGACCATCGGCCGCCGTTTCGAGATCGCCTGCGAGAAGCTCGGGCTCAACAAGCGGCGCGCGAAGTTGTCGACGGATCATTTCGCGAGGCCGAAGCGGAACGGCGAGCAGCTCAGTTTGTTCTAG
- a CDS encoding EF-hand domain-containing protein yields MHRGRRLTRTIVGTVALVFAVSVPAWSQQPSAAPPPLSQADQTLLPQIYAGMDLNRYLDQLRNQFVQLDADGDGKLTQQDADLHALMEKIQMRTVSLTGVLRYDLDGDGAVTEDEARRGAKYDMRGQLALSRLNASGLGIEEQIERLVRSVMALDADKDGKVTIAEASYTSRPDVTRAFAGAGLSGRASDAVKLAPSGELSLADYQAEGEALFRKIDSDNDGKVSQQELADYRRKPEPPDAKVRSDAAAAAQKRLAEQAEIARKKQEALDAERAACALPKASDTAKVVLLSAYQTDALSSVTIGSQDNEVHAGRVEIEPGSEPLYVVIASYGPTIWQFSGAVERVERLVMTSSRTGPNSGDARQPSLVGATGIPRDRITFFSRSNCLSYFSEAPSSASLQASGVVNNATGKRPDVVATKYSVASFSIPSGKIASVGDQRQPLIIQKSQGTLNIIGNLSNVIVQAGPSRARDEMERFYPGGVIEIDPNAVVASAPVAAYEVLPSQAGLVQLLAKGLLTQNRSGEYIVRQKIRFPAGLAGAHSATFLVMRGAPYPDGDPGHSCVVLEETGERKGGGACR; encoded by the coding sequence ATGCATCGTGGTCGGAGATTGACCCGCACTATCGTCGGCACGGTTGCGCTGGTGTTCGCCGTTTCGGTTCCCGCGTGGTCGCAGCAGCCGTCGGCCGCGCCGCCGCCCTTGTCGCAAGCTGACCAGACCCTGCTCCCGCAAATCTACGCGGGGATGGATCTCAATCGCTACCTCGACCAGTTGCGGAACCAGTTCGTTCAGCTCGACGCCGACGGCGACGGCAAGCTCACGCAACAGGATGCGGACCTTCATGCATTGATGGAGAAAATCCAGATGCGGACGGTCTCCCTGACCGGCGTGCTGCGCTATGACCTCGATGGCGACGGCGCGGTCACGGAAGACGAGGCGCGCAGGGGCGCGAAATACGACATGAGGGGGCAGCTCGCGCTCTCCAGGCTCAATGCATCCGGGCTTGGGATCGAGGAGCAAATCGAACGGCTCGTCCGTTCGGTCATGGCCCTTGATGCCGACAAGGATGGCAAGGTGACGATCGCGGAAGCGTCCTATACCAGCCGTCCCGACGTGACGCGCGCGTTCGCGGGCGCCGGCCTGTCCGGACGCGCGAGTGATGCGGTGAAGTTGGCGCCATCCGGCGAGCTCTCGCTTGCCGACTACCAGGCGGAGGGCGAGGCGCTGTTCCGCAAGATCGATTCTGACAATGACGGCAAGGTCTCGCAGCAGGAACTGGCGGACTACCGCCGCAAGCCCGAGCCCCCCGACGCAAAAGTCCGTAGCGACGCGGCTGCGGCCGCACAGAAGCGGCTGGCCGAGCAGGCCGAGATTGCTCGAAAGAAGCAAGAGGCACTCGATGCCGAGCGGGCCGCTTGCGCCCTGCCGAAGGCCTCCGATACGGCCAAGGTCGTGCTCTTGAGCGCCTATCAAACCGATGCATTGTCGAGCGTGACCATCGGCTCCCAGGACAATGAGGTGCATGCGGGCCGCGTCGAGATCGAGCCGGGCAGCGAACCGCTCTATGTCGTCATTGCGAGCTACGGTCCGACCATCTGGCAATTCAGCGGGGCGGTTGAACGCGTCGAGCGACTGGTGATGACGAGTTCCCGGACCGGGCCGAACAGCGGCGATGCACGTCAGCCGTCGCTGGTGGGTGCCACCGGAATCCCGCGTGACCGCATCACGTTCTTCTCTCGGTCGAATTGCCTCAGCTATTTCAGTGAGGCGCCGTCGAGTGCGTCGCTGCAAGCCTCCGGCGTCGTCAACAATGCAACGGGCAAACGGCCAGATGTGGTCGCGACGAAATATTCGGTCGCGAGCTTCAGCATCCCGTCGGGCAAGATCGCATCAGTCGGGGACCAACGGCAGCCGCTCATCATTCAGAAGAGCCAGGGGACGCTCAACATCATCGGCAATCTCAGCAACGTCATCGTCCAGGCCGGGCCGAGCCGGGCCCGTGACGAGATGGAACGCTTCTACCCGGGAGGCGTGATCGAGATAGATCCCAACGCCGTCGTCGCCAGCGCTCCGGTTGCTGCCTATGAGGTGTTGCCATCGCAGGCGGGTCTCGTTCAGTTGCTGGCCAAGGGCCTGCTGACCCAGAACCGCAGCGGCGAATATATCGTGCGCCAGAAGATACGATTTCCGGCGGGTCTCGCTGGAGCGCACTCGGCCACGTTCCTGGTCATGAGGGGGGCGCCGTATCCCGACGGCGATCCCGGCCATTCCTGCGTCGTCCTGGAAGAGACGGGCGAACGCAAGGGCGGCGGAGCATGCCGCTGA
- the moaB gene encoding molybdenum cofactor biosynthesis protein B, translating to MASTNESKQFIPLNIAVLTVSDTRALADDKSGQTLADRIVEAGHHLAAREIVTDDVEAIRAVIRRWIADAGIDAVVTTGGTGFTGRDVTPEAIEPLFEKRMDGFSIAFHMMSHAKIGTSTIQSRATAGVAGATYIFCLPGSPGACRDGWDGILKPQLDYRTRPCNFVEIMPRLDEHLRRPKAQGATV from the coding sequence GTGGCGTCCACCAACGAGTCAAAACAATTCATCCCGCTCAACATCGCGGTGCTGACGGTCTCCGACACCCGCGCGCTCGCCGACGACAAGTCCGGCCAGACGCTCGCGGACCGCATCGTCGAGGCCGGGCATCATCTCGCCGCGCGCGAGATCGTCACCGACGATGTCGAGGCGATCAGAGCCGTCATCCGTCGCTGGATCGCGGATGCCGGCATCGACGCGGTGGTCACCACCGGCGGCACCGGTTTTACCGGGCGCGACGTCACGCCGGAAGCGATCGAGCCGCTGTTCGAAAAGCGCATGGACGGTTTTTCGATCGCCTTCCACATGATGAGCCACGCCAAGATCGGCACCTCGACGATCCAGAGCCGCGCCACCGCCGGCGTCGCGGGCGCCACCTACATCTTCTGCCTGCCCGGCTCCCCCGGAGCCTGCCGCGACGGCTGGGACGGCATCCTAAAACCCCAGCTCGACTACCGCACGCGCCCCTGCAATTTCGTCGAGATCATGCCGCGGTTGGACGAGCATTTGCGGAGGCCGAAGGCGCAGGGCGCGACGGTTTGA
- a CDS encoding glutathione S-transferase family protein, whose amino-acid sequence MLKFYFNGSPNPTKVALYLEEAALPFEPVAIDTRRGQQFTPDFLKINPNAKVPAIDDDGTIVFDSNAILLYLAETTGKFLPAPAVRGQTLSWLMFVATGLGPYSGQAVHFRHFSPKDQNHDYAHNRYQFEGHRHYKVLDDHLAKNRYMVGDAYSIVDMALWGWARMAAFVLGEDAPSKYPNVKRLVDEISARPAAARAIALKDKFTFKAEMDDEARGNMFKHMTTKVA is encoded by the coding sequence ATGCTCAAATTCTACTTCAACGGATCGCCGAACCCGACCAAGGTCGCGCTTTATCTGGAAGAGGCCGCCCTGCCCTTCGAGCCAGTGGCGATCGACACCCGCAGGGGCCAGCAGTTCACCCCCGACTTCCTCAAGATCAACCCGAACGCCAAAGTGCCTGCTATCGACGACGACGGCACGATCGTCTTCGATAGCAACGCCATCCTGCTCTATCTCGCCGAGACAACCGGCAAATTCCTGCCCGCCCCCGCCGTGCGTGGGCAGACGCTGTCCTGGCTGATGTTCGTCGCCACCGGCCTCGGCCCCTATTCCGGACAGGCCGTGCACTTCCGGCACTTTTCGCCGAAGGACCAGAACCACGACTACGCGCACAATCGCTATCAGTTCGAGGGACACCGCCACTACAAGGTGCTCGACGATCACCTCGCCAAGAACCGCTACATGGTCGGCGATGCCTATTCGATCGTCGACATGGCGCTGTGGGGCTGGGCCCGCATGGCGGCCTTCGTGCTCGGCGAGGATGCACCTAGCAAGTATCCGAACGTCAAGCGGCTGGTCGACGAGATCTCTGCGCGCCCTGCCGCCGCACGCGCCATCGCGCTGAAGGACAAGTTCACCTTCAAGGCCGAGATGGACGACGAGGCCCGCGGCAACATGTTCAAGCACATGACGACCAAAGTGGCTTGA
- a CDS encoding site-specific DNA-methyltransferase — protein MVVSRRGASARAPRTNFESASHSIVVGDCVAEMSKLQAGTVDLVFADPPYNLQLKGDLKRPDESHVDAVNDAWDKFDSFSAYDDFTRAWLLACRRVMKPSATIWVIGSYHNIFRVGAIMQDLGFWLLNDIVWRKSNPMPNFRGRRFTNAHETMIWAARDEKAKGYTFNYETLKAANEDVQARSDWLIPLCTGDERLKGADGKKVHPTQKPEGLLARVLLSSSKPGDLVIDPFNGTGTTGAVAKRLGRSYIGFERERVYAKAAEERIAAVEPLPDESLAPFMTAREAPRVAFSELIERGMIMPGTKLFDAKKKLGALVRADGAIMLGDKVGSIHRIGAVAQGSAACNGWTYWHVETKKGLKLIDELRAEIRAGMGAE, from the coding sequence ATGGTAGTGTCGCGTCGCGGGGCGTCTGCAAGGGCGCCCCGCACAAATTTTGAGTCCGCCTCGCACAGCATCGTCGTCGGCGATTGCGTCGCCGAGATGTCGAAGCTTCAGGCCGGTACGGTCGATCTGGTGTTCGCAGATCCGCCCTACAACCTCCAGCTCAAGGGCGATCTCAAGCGCCCCGACGAATCCCATGTCGATGCCGTCAACGACGCCTGGGACAAGTTCGATTCGTTCTCGGCGTATGACGATTTCACCCGCGCCTGGCTGCTCGCCTGCCGCCGCGTGATGAAACCGTCCGCCACGATCTGGGTGATCGGCTCCTATCACAATATCTTCCGCGTCGGCGCGATCATGCAGGACCTCGGCTTCTGGCTCCTGAACGATATCGTGTGGCGCAAGTCGAATCCGATGCCGAATTTCCGCGGCCGCCGTTTCACCAACGCGCATGAAACCATGATCTGGGCCGCGCGTGACGAAAAAGCCAAGGGCTACACCTTCAATTACGAAACGCTGAAGGCGGCCAACGAGGACGTGCAGGCACGTTCCGACTGGCTGATCCCGCTGTGCACCGGCGATGAACGCCTCAAGGGTGCAGACGGCAAGAAGGTTCATCCGACCCAGAAGCCGGAAGGCCTGCTCGCGCGGGTGCTGCTGTCGTCGTCAAAGCCCGGCGACCTCGTGATCGATCCCTTCAACGGCACCGGCACGACCGGCGCGGTCGCAAAACGTCTCGGCCGCTCCTATATCGGTTTCGAGCGTGAGCGGGTCTACGCGAAGGCGGCCGAAGAGCGCATCGCGGCGGTCGAACCGCTGCCGGACGAGAGCCTCGCTCCGTTCATGACCGCGCGCGAAGCGCCGCGCGTCGCGTTCTCCGAGCTGATCGAACGCGGCATGATCATGCCGGGCACAAAGCTGTTCGACGCCAAGAAGAAGCTCGGCGCGCTGGTTCGCGCCGACGGCGCCATCATGCTGGGCGACAAGGTCGGCTCGATCCACCGCATCGGCGCGGTGGCGCAAGGCTCGGCCGCCTGCAACGGCTGGACCTACTGGCACGTCGAGACCAAGAAGGGCCTCAAGCTGATCGACGAGCTGCGCGCGGAGATCCGCGCCGGCATGGGGGCGGAATAG
- a CDS encoding adenylate/guanylate cyclase domain-containing protein produces MTDDKMKRRLTTVLCADVHGYSRLMGADEAGTLEALRRCRTAIAGLVDRHDGRIVNTWGDAVIAEFASVVEAVQCAVEIQQEVSSQNSGPPHARQMRFRIGVNLGDVMVDGSDIFGDGVNIAARLQELAEPGGVMVSASVYDQVHNKLSVGFDCLGQQQMKNVAPVTTYRVTVGGPAVGQGSGSSAAQAVAASEAGAQRIRGRYESSTWMSSIADRFAALPRPIAVMLTVSGFLILINVFTGLHRIWFHWPVAALLFLGIMRTLRHGPASDRDEGRRGTRD; encoded by the coding sequence ATGACCGACGACAAAATGAAACGGCGGCTGACCACTGTCCTGTGCGCGGATGTGCATGGCTATTCTCGCCTGATGGGAGCCGATGAAGCGGGCACGCTGGAGGCGCTGCGCCGCTGCCGCACTGCCATTGCAGGGCTGGTGGATCGCCACGACGGGCGGATTGTGAATACTTGGGGCGATGCCGTGATCGCCGAGTTCGCCAGCGTCGTCGAGGCCGTGCAATGTGCGGTCGAGATTCAGCAGGAAGTTTCCAGTCAGAATTCGGGCCCACCTCACGCGCGCCAGATGCGGTTTCGCATCGGCGTCAATCTCGGAGATGTGATGGTGGATGGTTCCGACATTTTTGGTGACGGGGTCAACATCGCGGCGCGGCTGCAAGAACTCGCCGAGCCCGGTGGCGTCATGGTCTCCGCTTCCGTCTACGATCAAGTGCACAACAAGCTGTCCGTTGGCTTTGACTGTCTCGGCCAGCAACAGATGAAGAACGTGGCCCCCGTCACCACCTATCGCGTGACCGTGGGCGGCCCGGCCGTTGGGCAAGGTAGTGGAAGCTCTGCTGCTCAAGCAGTTGCAGCCTCGGAAGCTGGCGCTCAACGGATTCGCGGCCGATACGAATCATCCACCTGGATGAGCTCGATCGCGGATCGGTTCGCGGCCCTGCCGCGCCCCATTGCGGTCATGCTCACGGTTTCGGGCTTTCTGATTCTGATCAATGTTTTCACCGGTCTGCACAGAATCTGGTTTCATTGGCCAGTCGCAGCACTGCTCTTCCTTGGCATCATGCGGACGCTCCGGCACGGACCTGCTTCGGACAGGGATGAGGGGCGCCGAGGGACCCGGGACTGA
- a CDS encoding nuclear transport factor 2 family protein produces the protein MSTATNKKLMQDIFAAAANPDPAARDRALFAASLADDARWVVTGQYSWSRTFAGKESILNDLHGHVRTRLVDRTRTVAHRFIADGDIVVVEAKGDNVTKEGARYDNDYCLVFRIEDGKIKEIREYCDSILTEKALGPFPQAETSAVA, from the coding sequence ATGAGCACTGCAACCAACAAGAAACTGATGCAGGATATCTTTGCCGCCGCTGCCAATCCCGACCCGGCCGCGCGCGACCGCGCGCTGTTCGCGGCAAGCCTCGCCGACGACGCCAGATGGGTCGTGACCGGCCAATATTCCTGGTCGCGCACCTTCGCGGGCAAGGAGTCCATCCTCAACGATTTGCACGGTCACGTCCGCACGCGTCTCGTCGACCGCACACGCACCGTCGCCCACCGCTTCATCGCCGACGGCGACATCGTCGTGGTCGAGGCCAAGGGCGACAACGTCACCAAGGAGGGCGCCCGCTACGACAACGACTACTGCCTGGTGTTCCGGATCGAGGACGGCAAGATCAAGGAGATCAGGGAATATTGCGACTCGATCCTGACCGAGAAGGCGCTCGGGCCGTTTCCGCAAGCGGAGACATCGGCGGTCGCATAA
- a CDS encoding helix-turn-helix domain-containing GNAT family N-acetyltransferase: MSSGHSSQTRSSAKAAANHASDDQVSAVRAFNRFYTRKLGVLDQQLLKSPFSLSEARVLYELAHSGELSAKEIGIELGLDAGYLSRIVQNFDEAGLILRKPLPTDRRQYQLSLTAKGRQAFAKLERTSQDDIAAMLRPLSTEDRKRLTGAMDTVERLLDMPRSPAPVATLRDPRPGDMGWVVQSHGAFYASEYGFDAGFEALVAEIVAKYMTSYDASRERCWIADIEGRPVGSVFLVKASDDVAKLRLLLLDPAARGQGLGQRLVAECVAFARACGYRRMTLWTQSILTAARKIYEDAGFKLVATEPHRSFGQNLIGETWERDL; this comes from the coding sequence ATGTCTTCAGGCCATTCGTCTCAAACCCGTTCGTCAGCAAAAGCTGCGGCCAATCACGCGTCCGACGACCAGGTGTCGGCGGTGCGCGCCTTCAACCGCTTCTACACCCGCAAGCTCGGCGTGCTCGACCAGCAGCTCCTGAAGAGCCCGTTCTCGCTCAGCGAAGCGCGGGTGCTCTACGAGCTTGCCCATAGCGGCGAACTCTCGGCCAAGGAGATCGGAATCGAACTCGGGCTGGATGCCGGCTATCTCAGTCGCATCGTGCAGAATTTTGATGAAGCGGGGCTGATCCTGCGCAAGCCGCTTCCGACCGACCGCCGGCAATATCAGTTGAGCCTGACCGCGAAGGGCCGCCAGGCCTTTGCAAAGCTCGAGCGCACCTCGCAGGACGACATCGCCGCCATGCTGCGGCCGCTCTCCACTGAGGATCGCAAGCGCCTGACGGGTGCGATGGACACGGTCGAACGTCTCCTTGACATGCCGCGGTCGCCGGCGCCGGTGGCGACCTTGCGCGATCCGCGCCCGGGCGACATGGGCTGGGTGGTGCAGAGCCACGGCGCGTTCTATGCGAGCGAGTACGGCTTTGACGCGGGCTTCGAGGCGCTGGTCGCGGAGATCGTCGCCAAATACATGACCAGCTACGACGCCTCGCGCGAGCGCTGCTGGATCGCCGACATCGAGGGGCGTCCGGTCGGCTCGGTGTTCCTCGTCAAGGCGAGCGACGACGTCGCCAAGCTGCGCCTGCTGCTGCTCGATCCCGCCGCGCGCGGCCAGGGCCTCGGGCAACGGCTGGTCGCCGAATGCGTCGCCTTCGCCCGCGCCTGCGGCTATCGCCGCATGACGCTGTGGACGCAGAGCATCCTGACCGCCGCGCGAAAAATCTACGAGGATGCCGGCTTCAAGCTGGTCGCGACCGAACCACATCGCAGCTTTGGCCAGAACCTGATCGGCGAGACCTGGGAGCGCGACCTCTGA
- a CDS encoding RMD1 family protein, producing MSADQAAPGIAMPTGKPEAAPTLRIRALMLGDRINPSGLEIGSLVSSAPVAFRVHAGLAVIFRYGVVVLIGLLPSEEKVLIDTLKPRVTGELSPYEEETALAQLCNDEGAEAIQPGGPICLSKFSDDRLLLIADALAKSTSLARDERRVAAVFDVIEPFARELAERGRTPRRRKGILQLIGNALLVQQRVAGRVAIAEKPDVLWEKPELDRLYARLEDEYELKERLDTLERKLTAISETANALTDIIDTQRSLRLEVAVVVLIVIEVVIGLVQIFGGVH from the coding sequence GTGAGTGCCGATCAAGCAGCGCCAGGCATCGCAATGCCCACCGGGAAGCCGGAGGCCGCGCCGACATTGCGCATCCGCGCGCTGATGCTCGGCGACCGCATCAATCCGTCGGGGCTCGAGATCGGAAGCCTCGTCTCGTCGGCGCCGGTTGCGTTCCGCGTGCACGCCGGCCTCGCCGTGATCTTCCGCTATGGCGTCGTGGTGCTGATCGGGCTGCTGCCGTCGGAGGAGAAGGTCCTCATCGATACGTTGAAGCCGCGCGTGACGGGCGAACTCAGCCCATACGAGGAAGAAACTGCGCTCGCGCAGCTCTGCAATGACGAAGGCGCGGAGGCGATCCAGCCCGGCGGGCCGATCTGCCTCAGCAAGTTCTCCGACGACCGGCTGCTGCTGATCGCCGACGCGCTCGCCAAGAGCACGTCGCTGGCGCGCGACGAGCGCCGCGTCGCCGCCGTCTTCGACGTCATCGAGCCGTTCGCGCGCGAGCTAGCCGAGCGCGGCCGCACGCCGCGCCGGCGCAAGGGGATATTGCAACTGATCGGCAATGCGCTCCTGGTCCAGCAGCGCGTCGCGGGCCGCGTCGCGATCGCCGAAAAACCAGATGTGCTCTGGGAGAAGCCTGAGCTCGACCGGCTCTATGCGCGCCTCGAAGACGAGTACGAGCTGAAGGAGCGCCTCGACACGCTCGAGCGCAAGCTGACCGCGATCTCCGAAACCGCCAATGCGCTGACCGACATCATCGACACGCAGCGGTCGCTTCGCCTCGAAGTGGCTGTTGTCGTGCTGATCGTGATCGAGGTCGTGATCGGCCTCGTCCAGATTTTTGGCGGAGTTCACTAG
- a CDS encoding glycosyl transferase, whose amino-acid sequence MLSVIIPTAGVEQPTVATLAALVPGAAAGLIREVLLVDGTRNGVIERVADVAGCRFIGFEGPHGAALAAGALQARSPWLMFLHAGAVLESGWIDETTQFIQNVSASGKPRAGVFRYARSPYASAGLGDALRFLARIVRPQGDQGLLIARDHYDRLGGYPPHVRRSEARLLRRLGRSSRTLLRSRIVKMA is encoded by the coding sequence ATGCTGAGCGTCATCATTCCGACTGCAGGCGTCGAACAGCCGACGGTCGCAACTCTGGCCGCGCTGGTGCCAGGCGCCGCAGCCGGCCTGATCCGAGAAGTTCTCCTGGTCGACGGCACCCGTAACGGCGTGATCGAGCGCGTTGCGGACGTCGCCGGCTGCCGCTTCATCGGTTTCGAAGGCCCCCACGGCGCGGCACTCGCGGCCGGCGCGCTTCAGGCGCGTTCGCCCTGGCTGATGTTTTTGCACGCCGGAGCGGTACTGGAGTCCGGCTGGATCGACGAGACCACCCAGTTCATCCAGAACGTTTCGGCGAGCGGCAAGCCGCGGGCGGGCGTCTTCCGTTACGCGCGCTCGCCCTACGCCAGCGCCGGTCTGGGCGATGCCTTGCGCTTCCTGGCCCGGATCGTCCGTCCGCAGGGCGACCAGGGTCTCCTGATCGCACGGGACCATTACGACCGGCTCGGCGGCTATCCACCCCACGTGCGCCGCTCCGAGGCGCGACTGCTGCGGCGGCTCGGCCGCTCCTCCCGGACGCTGCTACGCAGCCGGATCGTCAAGATGGCGTGA